A segment of the Coregonus clupeaformis isolate EN_2021a unplaced genomic scaffold, ASM2061545v1 scaf2020, whole genome shotgun sequence genome:
TCACCATTGTCCAACACAGAGAGTAAAGTACAACAATTCAACTCCTTTCTGGTGGCAAAGGAAAAAAACGTTGTTATTGGTTCCATTGTATTTTTGGGACAGTGCTGTTAGTCCCATTGTACTTTTGGGACTATGTTATTGGTTCCATTGTATGTATTTGGACTGTGCCTGTTGTTTGTCCTTGTTGGTCCTTGTTTGTCAATGGTGATAAGTGTTTCATCTGGAGGATATtattttttagaccagaggaaagagtgcctcctataTTGATTatttttaagaaggtcataccaaggataatttagctatttgatttagaatgttAAGGAAACTTAACTATCCAAAAAATAGATACAACGATTATTTGATTAAAAAATATtgttggccttactgctattagcccatacaaacgcattgaatagcagattcactacatggaataaaatatagtccccccaaaaaaatctaaaggaagtttattctgaagtgtctgtgttatgtgggcagcttgtctctcccttttctgtttcccttcctccttgttttgtcccctctttgtctgttgtatgtgtgtttgtccccattatgttggtgcgtctgccggtgtgtgtctggagtggatcggggggcgtgctcaggatctgcctctcctgtgcagctgcgggttgtttccagtgattcctgcctacgcagctgcatcctattctctcatcaacctgcactactaattcctgggcatggatctccaccggcgccagatcgttgttcttactagagcggtaacttggctcaccagtagagttaaattgtctttgtcttcagcctggctctttactctccttaacctgtcgtttgttttgtcttcagttcagacatacctccctgcctgcctgcctgcctcagcctctccttcctccggagccgactagcccactctgttccttttcttcagttgtttttggactaagacaaattgaacttttattaaaataatttttgtttcttccactcccttagtcgtgttttgtttctctgagttctgggtttaaccatagcttAACAGTCTGTCCTATACCTGAGAGATATAAGTAAGATCGTAATATATATCTATTTTTAACATggatttaaccccttatttttggcactgaaCAGTATATACTTCCATAATTTTGTCTTGTGTGGCCTTTGGGTGTCCTAGAGAAAAACAACagacatgttcgtgagagtctcatctttccacacattagtgtgtagcccaaaatgtttggatgctacagatcgactgtaccgacttcagacgagtcccaagacgcttgagGGGTTCGTAGAGCAACATTttatgagaagaccgattttcgggacgtctcatggtctgacaaacatggtctagctctgtcacctttcaccacagatgcagAAGTGCAACATAGGTGAACACGGTGGATTGAGACAAAAAACAGaccttaaactgacagatttgtaTGGCGATTTTTGGATTATGCTACATCAACCTTAGGGGGTTAACATGGTTCTGTATTAAAGAAAAGTGGAAATGGGGGACATTTTGTCCATTTTAAAAATGTAGGGCTCACTCTAATACAGTAACCTCCCTTCTCTCACATGCTGTTCTGGTCATCATGCATGTTAATGTCTTAAAGAGGAAGGAAAGACAGTTCTGTATCAGCTACTTGTGTTCTGACTACTTTAAATATGTATCAACCACAGAACTGACACTTACCAGCAGTTCCCGCACTGCCAGTCAGTTGACTCACTGTACAAGACCTCTCCCCTTCACTTCTAGCTGTAAGTACTCTTGACAATATCTTGAAAAATAGTTTTTAGTTATTTGTTTTTAGTCGTAAGTCATATACTTGAGGGTAATGTATCATTTTACTTCTTGTTACTATTTGAGCTGTGTTTTGGTTGTTCCATCAGGgccagtattcataaagtgtctcagtgtaggagtgttgatctacaTAGGGATGAGATTATTAACCAGGGGAAAAAAGACATGCAAACATACATTTGAAtccctgctcagtgtgtgtgtgtgtgtgtgagacacagTGGATTTATActcaacaataatataaacacagcatgcaataatttcaaagattttactgagttacagttcatataaggacatttgtcaattgaaataaattaattatgcCCTAATCCATGGATTTCAAATGaaagggaatacagatatgcatctgttagtcacagatacctttaaaaaaaaagtaggggtgtggatcagaaaaccagtcagtatctggtttgaccactatttgcctaatgcagcgcgacacatctccttcacatagagttggtcaggctgttgattgtggcctgtggaatgttgtcgcactcctcttcaatggctgtgtgaagttgctggatattggcaagaactggaacacgctgttgtacacgtcaatccagagcatcccaaacaggctcaatgggtgacatgtctggtgagtatgcaggccgtggatgaactgggacattttcactttccaggaattatgtacagatccttgtgatgaatggcactacaatgggcctcagcaaactgctcgcccacacgacgccatacacattgtctgcggttgtgaggccggttggacgtgctgCCAAATTCTCGTAAATGATaaaaaaatgaacattcaattatctggcaacatctctggtggacagacctgcagtcagcatgccaattgcactctccctcaaaacttgagacatctgtggcattgtgttgtgtgacaaaactgcacattttagagtggactttcattgtccccagcacaaggtgcacctgcgtaatgatcatgctgtttaatcagcttcttgatataccacacctgtcaggtggaatattatcttggcaatggagaaatactcactaacagggatgtaaacaaatttgtgcccaacatttgagcgaaataagctttttgtgcctatagaacatttctggaatcttttctTTCAGatcattaaacatgggaccaacactttacatgttgcgtttatatttgtgttcagtattgCTGAGGGCCCTTTAGGACCAGACTGATAGGGAGTAGGGTTGACATCTATACTGTGTAGGATGTGTGTTTCTCTAGAATCTGATACAGACTCCATGGGCCTTATGGGCCTTccctgtgggtgggtgtgtgtggttgtgtgtggttgtgtgtggttgtgtgtgtgtgtgtgtgtgtgtgtgtgtgtgtgtgtgtgtgtgtgtgtgtgtgtgtgtgtgtgtgtgtgtgtgtgtgtgtgtgtgtgtgtgtgtgtacatgtgtgtgtgagcctggTTCATTTTCAGTAATGAGGCCCTGTACCCCATTTACAGTTTATACTCCAATGTATCAGGTGTAGTTATTCACCAGCTATAGAGTGAGTTGTTGTTTATGTTTCTAAGACTGCAGGGTGGGAGATGCAACAATGgccttgagaacagcaggaagtGTGTTGGTGGTCTTTCTCTGGTCTGTAGCAGGTATGGTCTCATTCTTGTCTTTTTGTTGCTCTGTTTAACAATCTACAAACATGTCTAAAAGGTTAAGACTCATAACATTATTCTGGTGTGTTCTGTAAGGCGTCTCCACTTCACTTAAATAGTTATCTTTCACACCTCACTGAGTGATGCTTATCTGTGGTTTTCATTGACACTCAACTCAGCAACTAGGCAACAAAGTGTGGACAAACCTTACTGTCAGTATGAGCCAATATGCCTTGGCTTAATGTAAAACCCTTGTGTTGTGTGACTGTTCAGTGATGGGTGTAGATGGCTGGAGTGTGACTTACTCCACTCAGAGTATCTGTACCTTGAAGGGGTCAACAGTGGAACTGTCCTGCTCTTACACATATCCCAGTGGTAGAGTCACAACAACCCTCTGGTTCACTAAAAATAATGCTGCTGGGAATCCTGTGAGTCTGAGTGATGACCCAGACTACAAAGGTCGTGTGACGTACCATGGAGATCAGAAGACTGTCCACACCCTGACAAtcacagacctgagagagagtGACTCAGCTACGTACAAGTTCAGATTTATTACAGATCAGACCGCAGGGAGATATACTGGCGAACCTGgagtcactctgtctgtcacagGTAAAGTTACATTCAATAAAGCTAAACtattgaattccatttagttcagGAGAATTGTCTTGGTTTGTATTTATGTCTGTATAACATAAGATTTATTTGTATTAGCGTGATAAGTCAGTGATGAAAGGGATTTACAGTGATATTGTTTTTCTCCAGGTCTTCAGGTGAAGGTGACTGGTGGACATCAGGATAAGACACTGACCTGTAGCACCACCTGTACTCTGACTGGTAACCCCACCTACATCTGGTACAAGAACGGACAACATCTAGATGAGAGCACCTCCCCCCAGTACAAAGACCCAGTCTCCAGTAACTATGAAGACGGCTACTCCTGTGCTGTAAAAGACcaagtgtgtgagtgtggacTTTTTTACAATGCAAATACAATTTTGTTTCAGGTTGTGagactaataaataaataataaatattgaTCATTATTCAATATTAAAGGTTTTCACTACTGTAAAGTGTGTAACTAGTTTGTTTTCTACTACTTTATAAAAACCATCAGTGTATACCAGTAGATATTGTAATTAAAGATGTATATAAGGTGTTCTGTTGTCTTTTTGTGTTTCAGGTAAGGGGTGTTGGGGTGTGACTTACACCCATCCGAGTATCTGTGCCTTGAAGGGGTCAACAGTGGACATATCCTGCTCTTACACATATCCCAGTTATTATGAGATCAAAAAAGCTTTCTGGTTTACTAAATGGTCTGGTATGGATGCTGAAGATCTGAGCTCAGTGCCAAGGTATGAGGGTCATATTGAGTACCTTGGTGATAAGAAGGGAGACTGTACCCTGAGAATCACAGACCTGAGATTGAGAGACTCTGCTGAGTACAGGTTCAGATTCATAACATCCGGAGGAAAGTTTGCTGGCTCACCTGTCTCCCTGACTGTCACAGGTAATCTGTCACTCATCTCACATCTATAACTGTAATGACCTTATTAAGGGCAGTCATCCAGACACAGTAGTGGTATGTGACAGAAAAAAACAAATCTAGTATATCATATAAGAGGACATATATAGGAGGAGAATAATGATGTGTTTCCTTTTTCTCTAGATGTTGTGTTGGAGATGGATCCTACATCTGTGTCAGAGGGGGCGAGAGTCACACTGACATGTAGAACCAAATGTACACTGGACCCCATCACAGCCTACAGTTGGTATAAGAATGGACAGCCTATACCAAACAGCAACACCTACTCTCCTGTCTATAGCCTATTCCCAGCCAGCAGTGAGGATGCAGGAAGATACTCCTGTGCTGTGGAAGGCCATGAGGATCTCCGCTCTCCTGAAGACACTCTCAATGTTAGATGTAAGTACATGTGGTTTAAATGTTTAGTTTGCTATATTAACATTGCAGTGACAGATATTAGCTCCACATGACACTTGAATTGATCATCTTCAATAAGAGGGTGAATTTAAAAGTCATTGTGTGGAAAAGTACAATTGTGGAAAGTATATATAATATTTTTAACTGACCTAATTTTTACTCTTTTTAAATCCACTGTATTTTACATTAGATGGACCAAAGAACACCTCAGTGTCAGCCAGTCCCTCTGGTGAAATAGTGGAGGGCAGTTCAGTGACTCTGACCTGCAGCAGTGATGCCAACCCACCTGTGGACAAATACACCTGGTACAAGAAGAGCATAACCTCACCAAAAGCATCAGGACAGAGTTACAACATCACTAACATCAGCTCTGAGGAAAGTGGAGAATACTACTGTGAGGCCCGGAATAAAATAGCATCTAAGAACTCTACAGCTCTGATGATCATTGTAGCAGGTCAAGATTCATCTTCAATACTTCAATACAAAACTACATGTTTCAATTTAATCTTAATCATTATACTTTGGATTATTACTCCTTAGTTTATAACTATACATTGTGTTATAAGATCCCTTAACAAGTATTGCATTAATGTCctgtatttcagtttatttttagtTTATTATATCATACCATGTACTCACATCATCCATATTATATTATAGGGAAACAAACCTCAGTTATGACTACAGCTGTTGGAATCATAGTTGTTGTTCTGgttctcatcctctgtctctctggacTCATGTGGTTCAGGTGAGTGAAAATTCATATTTTtatgttgtttattttttaaatgtagcaCTCTGGACATCTCAAGACAATTATTATGACATGTCTATAATGAGGGAGTGATGTGATGATGGTTTTGATGAACAGTTCGGatgagttccaaatggcaccctatttcctatttagtgcactacttttatccTGAGCCCATAGGCCCTGGTGAAAGATAGTGCTTTATAAAGGATATATGGTGccaccatttggaacacaacttttgtttcatttttgTTTCTCTCTTCAGACCCGCAGCACAAGCAGCTGAGGAGGACACCTCTGTTCTCTACAGTACagtcaacaaacccagaaccaggaagacctgaacacaacaaacccagaaccaggaagacctgaacacaacaaacccagaaccaggaagacctgaacacaacaaacccagaaccaggaagacctgaacacaacaaacccagaaccaggaagacctgaacacaacaaacccagaaccaggaagacctgaacacaacaaacccagaaccaggaagacctgaacacaacaaacacagaaccaggaagacctgaacacaacaaacacagaaccaggaagacctgaacacaacaaacccagaaccaggaagacctgaacacaacaaacacagaaccaggaagacctgaacacaacaaacccagaaccaggaagacctgaacacaacaaacccagaatcaggaagacctgaacacaacaaacacagaaccaggaagacctgaacacaacaaacacataaccaggaagacctgaacacaacaaacacagaaccaggaagacctgaacacaacaaacccagaaccagggaagacctgaacacaacaaacccagaaccaggaagacctgaacacaacaaacacagaaccaggaagacctgaacacaacaaacacagaaccaggaagacctgaacacaacaaacccagaaccaggaagacctgaacacaacaaacccagaaccaggaagacctgaacacaacaaacacagaaccaggaagacctgaccacaacaaacacagaactaagaagacctgaacacaacaaacacagaactaagaagacctgaacacatcAAACTCAGAACCAAGAagcaagaagacctgaacacaacgaACCCAGAaacaagaagacctgaacacaacaaacacagaaccaagaagacctgaacacaacaaacccagaacctagaagacctgaacacaagaaacccagaaccaagaaggcctgaacacaacaaacacagaactaagaagacctgaacacaacaaacacagaactaagaagacctgaacacaacaaactcAGAACCAAGAagcaagaagacctgaacacaacgaACCCAGAaacaagaagacctgaacacaacaatcccagaaccaagaagacctgaacacaacaaacccagaaccaagaagacctgaacacaacaaacacagaaccaagaagacctgaacacaacaaacacagaaccaagaagacctgaacacaacaaacccagaaccaagtagacctgaacacaacaaatccagaatcaagtagacctgaacacaacaaacccagaaccaagatgacctgaacacaacaaacccagaaccaagaagacctgaacacaacaaacacagaacctagaagacctgaacacaacaaaacaagaacCAAGTAGACCTgtacacaacaaacccagaaccaagaagagCTGAACACAACAAGTTTCACAAAAACTTTGTAgtgtacagcgcattcggaaagtattcagaccccttgactttgtccacatttttgttacagccttattctaaaatgtattaaatacatttacacacaataccccataatgacaaagtgaaaacaggttttcagtcatttttgcaaatgtattaaaaataaaaaaataaataccttatttacataagtattcagacgctttgctatgagactagaaatggagctcaggtgcatcctgtttccattgatcatacttgagatgtttctacaatgtgATGGAGTCCAAAACTAGGCCTCACACCTCTATTCTCCTACTATCATATTGCTATCAGATCCAGAATGTTTTCCATAGCTTTAACTTTTGAGTAAATGTGGAGTTGAATTCTCTTTCCTTGTAATGATAATTATGTATATTGATGATAAATGGGATAGATTATGCTTCTGCTATTTTTCTATGGGGTTTTGACATTTCCAGATTTTTTAATTACCTAATGTACTTTTCTCAGTGACTGATATTGATAACATTGATAACAGCTTTTTAATGTGTACAATCTTGGACCAAGTTTATCTTGATGTGTTAAAATGATTTACTTTGTATTGCTGTCAGACATTATTGAGCAATGGCATTTATGAGAAGGAATATTAATACCATAATCACGCTTGTTTTATTGTAAAATTATGCATTATTACCTATTTTAGATGAAGTGTGATTCAGTGTAATGTATGCATCATGTTGTAAATAAGCTCAAAGCTAAAGACAATACATACTAATGTTTTTTCTTTTAAATATTGCAGGTTATCCTGTCATTCTATATCGTCTGTTAccttaaaataaaacaaaaaagaaaCAGAAGTTAAACATCTTTCCACAGTACTGTAGAAAGTTATTATAATATCGTGTGACATCATTGGTTGTCAAGCATGTAAATGTGGCCGCGTTCGACATTGCAGCCGACTTTAAAGTcgagactgac
Coding sequences within it:
- the LOC121557163 gene encoding uncharacterized protein LOC121557163 codes for the protein MALRTAGSVLVVFLWSVAVMGVDGWSVTYSTQSICTLKGSTVELSCSYTYPSGRVTTTLWFTKNNAAGNPVSLSDDPDYKGRVTYHGDQKTVHTLTITDLRESDSATYKFRFITDQTAGRYTGEPGVTLSVTGLQVKVTGGHQDKTLTCSTTCTLTGNPTYIWYKNGQHLDESTSPQYKDPVSSNYEDGYSCAVKDQVRGVGV